In Candidatus Defluviibacterium haderslevense, the following are encoded in one genomic region:
- a CDS encoding tyrosine-type recombinase/integrase → MDLEILSQKFCDYSLSIRGYSKHTIRRYRNVVRSYQQFAKIRDISQVSDDNVRALFYYGRTERKWSVNTFIVYHKTLLVFFRWCIKQGYMQNNPILDIEKPKMEKRLPIKLNKQVSLRLLEVVYNYPYEYKFLRYRNHAIFSTFIFTGLRKQELLNLKFTDIDTENLTIFVKQGKGNKDRIVPISYTLAQSLKRYQEERKRLNKTNPEYFSSLRGNIGFTENGLKKLVDQVRKSSGVTFSVHKLRHTFATLMLEGGCDIYSLSKMMGHSDIKTTTIYLSASAEHLRGQMVKHPLNDLS, encoded by the coding sequence ATGGATTTAGAAATCTTGTCGCAGAAGTTTTGTGATTATTCTTTGTCTATTCGTGGATATTCAAAACATACAATAAGAAGATATAGAAATGTGGTGCGTAGTTATCAACAATTTGCAAAAATCAGAGATATAAGCCAAGTCAGTGATGATAATGTAAGGGCTTTATTTTACTATGGTAGAACCGAGCGAAAGTGGTCGGTAAATACATTTATCGTCTATCATAAGACGTTATTGGTCTTTTTTCGTTGGTGCATAAAACAAGGGTATATGCAGAATAACCCAATTTTAGATATTGAAAAACCTAAAATGGAAAAACGCTTGCCAATAAAGCTAAATAAACAAGTCTCATTACGCTTGTTGGAGGTGGTCTATAATTACCCGTATGAATACAAATTTCTGAGGTATCGCAATCATGCTATATTCTCAACTTTCATATTTACTGGCTTACGCAAGCAAGAATTACTTAATCTAAAGTTCACCGACATAGATACAGAGAACTTAACTATTTTTGTTAAGCAAGGTAAAGGCAATAAGGATAGAATAGTTCCAATTAGTTATACTCTGGCGCAGAGCTTAAAAAGATATCAAGAAGAAAGAAAAAGACTAAATAAAACAAACCCTGAATATTTTTCTTCTCTACGGGGTAATATTGGCTTTACTGAAAATGGATTAAAGAAGTTAGTCGATCAGGTTCGCAAATCTTCAGGGGTAACTTTTAGTGTTCATAAGTTGAGACACACCTTTGCCACTCTCATGCTTGAAGGTGGATGTGATATTTATTCTTTATCTAAAATGATGGGACATAGTGATATAAAAACTACTACCATTTACCTTTCAGCCAGTGCAGAACATTTAAGGGGTCAAATGGTGAAGCATCCATTAAATGATTTATCGTAA
- a CDS encoding DUF1738 domain-containing protein has product MKKELESTRGSAISKNFDLYKEVTNKIISMLEQGVAPWRRTWSTYGLAKNYTTGHVYTGINFILMNNTLNHIPYFMTFNQVRTMGGKLKKGAKAHKVIYFNLIYKDQNNRVVNKEEATHLFNIGAEVKVLKFIKYYNVFNISYVEGIEFEISEIQLKPNEKIDKCESIVELMPKCPLIQHEKSNSAFYTPILDMVNMPKLEQFETSEEYYATLFHELIHSTGHATRLAREEVMNPHVFGTKAYSKEELVAEMGASFLCSSVQIDFDKIFENNVAYLSGWLKVLKVDSKFIFKVASEAQKGVDFILIR; this is encoded by the coding sequence ATGAAAAAGGAACTAGAATCTACTAGGGGCTCTGCTATTTCTAAAAACTTTGACCTCTATAAAGAAGTGACCAACAAAATCATTTCTATGCTTGAACAAGGAGTAGCACCGTGGAGAAGAACATGGAGTACCTATGGATTGGCCAAGAACTATACAACTGGACATGTATATACTGGAATTAACTTCATATTGATGAACAATACTTTGAATCATATTCCATATTTCATGACATTTAATCAAGTTAGGACAATGGGAGGTAAATTGAAAAAAGGAGCAAAGGCACATAAGGTCATTTACTTCAATCTTATCTACAAGGATCAAAACAACAGAGTGGTAAACAAAGAAGAAGCAACACACCTATTTAATATAGGAGCAGAAGTTAAAGTATTAAAGTTCATTAAGTATTACAATGTCTTCAATATCTCTTATGTGGAAGGTATTGAATTTGAGATTTCAGAAATACAGCTAAAGCCAAATGAGAAGATAGATAAATGTGAATCTATTGTAGAGCTTATGCCTAAGTGTCCTTTGATACAGCATGAGAAAAGTAATAGTGCTTTCTATACACCTATTTTGGATATGGTTAATATGCCAAAGCTTGAACAGTTTGAAACATCGGAAGAATATTATGCTACACTTTTCCATGAACTCATCCATTCTACAGGTCATGCTACAAGATTAGCTAGAGAGGAAGTTATGAATCCTCATGTTTTTGGCACTAAAGCATACAGCAAAGAGGAGTTAGTTGCTGAAATGGGAGCTTCGTTTCTCTGTTCAAGTGTTCAGATTGACTTTGATAAAATCTTTGAAAACAATGTAGCTTATCTCTCTGGCTGGCTTAAAGTACTAAAGGTGGATAGCAAATTTATATTTAAAGTAGCCTCAGAGGCCCAAAAAGGTGTGGATTTCATTTTAATTCGTTGA
- a CDS encoding JAB domain-containing protein — protein sequence MKNLNELSQPKRSWLVAEVKISYHNQSKASDYPKINTSTEAELILRQHWSDDMELLEEFNALFLNRANGVKGFFHLSRGGVSNTYVDLKILFSAGLKALASGIILAHNHPSGNIKPSKADLELTKKVLEAGKLLDIQIIDHLILIPNSGYYSFADEGTL from the coding sequence ATGAAAAATTTGAATGAATTAAGTCAACCAAAGCGTTCTTGGTTAGTTGCTGAGGTTAAAATCTCATACCACAACCAATCCAAAGCATCCGATTATCCAAAAATCAACACTTCAACTGAAGCTGAATTAATTCTACGCCAGCATTGGAGTGATGACATGGAACTACTAGAAGAATTTAATGCCCTATTCCTAAACAGAGCAAATGGTGTAAAAGGATTCTTTCACCTTTCTCGAGGTGGAGTCTCTAACACATATGTCGATCTCAAGATTCTTTTTTCAGCAGGCCTAAAAGCATTAGCATCTGGCATTATCCTAGCGCACAACCACCCATCAGGAAATATAAAACCCAGTAAAGCAGATCTTGAATTAACCAAAAAGGTACTAGAAGCTGGAAAACTGCTTGATATCCAAATCATTGATCATTTGATATTAATACCCAATTCTGGTTATTATTCCTTCGCCGATGAAGGCACCCTATAG
- a CDS encoding family 16 glycosylhydrolase — protein sequence MKTSFIILAFFLASNLICQKKYIDLTGGASNSSEKDNWVLLREHFTGCTNAELDAQGFMSDYGWGCHLIGEEAVLLAENRVCGNQDGVDIIGKYNPNVDYNCMHNNGTNGNGATSHYSGGILHCNIGSELVRNDENTILYGYVEAKITVPSITGYYAHFWLFGHGDPNDATPNTFHNEIDIMEWGIGDVVVHTSNYKPNQNGANTIFQKWNYTLPGQSFSGTSVTYAVQWEPNKMVWYINNKPVRTTINIGPGGIPNPNKRMGVIAGYMPSKKIGNKASYLPNADSASMNIEYIRLFQREDDSYHHGIIDYLINGKKGLSINAPVTIPNQITNQKIIIDNNKSFLPNHFLYVYVEMLIDSSWYYFGKTWIKPGDTSNMAETLCNRQIPTTFDYRMYNFNLNDFIDLQGGDDNVIYKLTLGSYDPETNDFCGPDIFETQYLKITPCEPKIEFKLNGISNCNDNSNGFMCTNPIEISDNHGKSRIILDGSLSVTCSSDYFVSIAEADSVGNINQASEVYRWLTQDEVDNIEFFDLDNFASTMGLPFEGGKYYRVKLATGHDSSWYSNVKLIYIETCVIDSKFTLNNVTSSPTQGMGTINTLQYNLGSNLNIDASASRFCSKNFTIKIEELGAHGYSDFLSRTFPSVYAYLDSLVSNDTQYKYFQSELDVIQELILDYTTNMTGKKFKCDSTYRISLIICNPSNNCVSESVIMHVNACNPNSDFMLHQQYCSTFSDTGIFNMYVSLGDLVMWAPNYISCNDTTILKIAAIPPTLGSTTQRIILGSSPPQGQRNLINSGDLNVSRILVDRFGANALDTGRRYSICLLAKNSCSNDSVETCKEVFFHSSDHCGAPFNNINTRNLKKDIGFDNIIIYPNPSTLLFNFESIGNINSISIYNLDGKLINYFSVNKNHFEINMENKPKGIYIAKIVLAGEIIYKKLYLD from the coding sequence ATGAAAACCTCGTTTATTATTCTAGCATTTTTTCTTGCGTCAAATTTAATTTGTCAAAAAAAATATATTGACCTAACAGGTGGAGCAAGTAATTCATCTGAGAAAGATAACTGGGTACTCCTTCGAGAACACTTTACAGGTTGTACTAATGCAGAGCTAGATGCTCAGGGATTTATGTCAGATTATGGATGGGGCTGTCATTTGATTGGCGAAGAAGCAGTTTTATTAGCTGAAAATCGGGTTTGTGGAAATCAAGATGGAGTTGATATAATTGGTAAATATAATCCAAATGTAGATTATAATTGCATGCATAATAATGGAACAAACGGAAATGGCGCAACATCACATTATTCAGGAGGAATATTACATTGCAATATTGGATCTGAACTTGTCCGTAATGATGAAAACACAATTTTATACGGTTATGTAGAAGCTAAAATTACAGTACCAAGTATTACTGGTTATTACGCTCATTTTTGGTTATTTGGGCATGGTGATCCTAATGATGCTACACCTAATACATTTCATAATGAAATTGATATAATGGAATGGGGAATTGGTGATGTTGTAGTGCATACAAGTAATTACAAACCAAACCAAAATGGTGCAAATACAATTTTTCAAAAATGGAATTATACACTTCCTGGGCAATCTTTTAGTGGTACAAGTGTAACATATGCAGTCCAATGGGAGCCTAATAAAATGGTGTGGTATATCAATAATAAACCTGTTAGGACAACTATTAATATAGGACCTGGTGGTATTCCTAATCCAAATAAAAGAATGGGGGTGATTGCTGGATATATGCCTTCAAAGAAAATTGGAAATAAGGCTAGTTATTTACCAAATGCTGATTCAGCATCTATGAATATAGAATATATTAGGCTTTTTCAAAGAGAAGATGATTCCTATCATCATGGCATTATTGATTATTTAATAAATGGTAAAAAAGGACTAAGTATAAATGCCCCAGTTACGATTCCAAATCAAATTACCAACCAGAAGATAATTATTGATAACAATAAAAGTTTTTTACCTAACCACTTTTTATATGTCTATGTTGAAATGTTAATTGATTCGTCATGGTATTATTTTGGAAAAACATGGATTAAACCTGGAGATACAAGTAACATGGCTGAAACATTATGTAATAGACAAATTCCAACTACCTTTGATTACAGAATGTATAACTTCAATTTAAATGATTTTATAGATCTTCAGGGAGGCGATGATAATGTTATTTACAAATTAACTTTGGGGAGTTATGATCCCGAAACAAACGATTTTTGTGGTCCTGATATTTTTGAAACTCAATATTTAAAAATTACACCATGTGAACCCAAAATAGAATTCAAATTAAATGGGATAAGTAATTGTAACGATAACTCGAATGGATTTATGTGTACAAATCCAATTGAAATATCCGATAATCATGGAAAATCACGAATTATTTTAGATGGGTCATTATCTGTTACATGTTCATCTGATTATTTTGTTTCGATTGCTGAAGCTGACTCAGTTGGAAATATTAATCAAGCATCCGAAGTATATAGATGGCTCACCCAAGATGAGGTTGATAATATTGAATTTTTTGATTTGGACAATTTTGCTTCTACAATGGGTTTACCATTTGAAGGCGGTAAATATTATAGAGTTAAACTTGCAACAGGGCATGACAGTAGTTGGTATAGTAATGTTAAATTAATTTACATTGAAACTTGTGTTATAGACAGTAAGTTTACACTTAATAACGTCACTTCATCTCCAACACAAGGTATGGGAACTATAAATACCTTACAGTATAATCTTGGTAGTAATCTTAATATTGATGCTTCAGCTTCTAGATTTTGTTCAAAAAACTTTACGATAAAAATTGAAGAACTTGGAGCACATGGATATAGTGATTTTTTAAGTAGAACTTTTCCTTCAGTTTATGCATATTTAGATTCATTAGTTTCTAACGATACTCAATATAAGTATTTTCAATCTGAACTAGATGTAATTCAAGAATTAATTCTTGATTATACTACTAACATGACAGGTAAAAAATTCAAATGTGATAGCACATACAGAATATCACTAATTATATGTAACCCAAGTAATAATTGTGTATCTGAATCGGTTATTATGCATGTTAATGCTTGCAATCCAAACTCTGACTTTATGTTGCATCAACAATATTGTTCAACGTTTTCTGATACAGGAATTTTTAATATGTATGTAAGTTTAGGTGATCTTGTAATGTGGGCTCCAAACTATATTTCATGTAATGATACAACAATATTGAAAATAGCTGCGATACCACCTACGCTTGGTAGCACAACACAACGAATAATTTTAGGCTCAAGTCCACCTCAAGGACAAAGAAATTTAATTAACTCAGGGGATTTAAATGTTTCAAGAATATTAGTTGATAGATTTGGAGCAAATGCTTTGGACACAGGTCGAAGATATAGCATCTGTTTGTTAGCAAAAAACTCATGTAGTAATGATTCAGTTGAGACTTGCAAAGAAGTGTTTTTTCATAGTTCAGATCATTGCGGCGCACCATTTAATAATATAAATACACGGAATTTAAAGAAAGATATTGGTTTTGATAATATAATAATATATCCAAATCCATCGACATTATTGTTTAATTTTGAATCAATTGGAAATATAAATTCAATTTCTATTTATAATCTTGATGGAAAATTAATTAATTATTTTAGTGTTAATAAAAATCACTTTGAGATAAATATGGAAAATAAACCAAAAGGCATATATATAGCAAAAATAGTTCTTGCAGGTGAAATAATATACAAGAAATTATATTTAGATTAA
- a CDS encoding type IV secretory system conjugative DNA transfer family protein encodes MIKIIGVIFEVIYWLCAEIATGLFDFLSSLIQMSRKTEFNADFISVDKVLQNSDTGFCLDGENCLSISESYKNAIILGGSGSGKSSTVLINSALFMAKGNSSLIFNDPSHEIRLLVSGALQSYGYTIKVIDYSNEASECFNPLQRCMTISDIQKLASLLVRNALGEAKDPFWNKSAESLLSLFIRYLIFYGEPENRNLYNVLHLINVFAGNPEKIDKLIVKTRDDKLLSEYKAFVAYGDKTLMSIVATAKASLSLFADETIAKITSIDTIDFAEFRTKKIALFINNSIPTMQYYSGISSLFFQQFMNEILIRIPDKHENNIFFLLDEAGSMFLPSLSTIISNIRKYNSGILLIYQDYHILEHIYGSYEAKNISANCYAKVYLPGQPIETCKMLEMTLGKFEYEDENEVRHTRQLMTSDEIRMSDKAIILIGNKPPIHAKLYPYYKNMKLKLLTEIPPYIPDNVLPFDIPPLIQFEDEKKG; translated from the coding sequence ATGATAAAGATAATAGGTGTAATATTTGAAGTCATATATTGGCTTTGTGCTGAAATAGCAACTGGACTGTTTGATTTTCTTTCTTCTCTTATTCAAATGAGCCGTAAAACGGAATTCAATGCTGACTTTATTAGTGTAGATAAAGTTTTGCAAAATTCAGATACTGGCTTTTGTCTTGATGGTGAAAATTGTCTTTCAATTTCTGAGAGTTATAAAAATGCAATTATTTTAGGTGGAAGCGGTTCAGGCAAAAGCTCTACAGTGCTTATCAATAGCGCACTATTCATGGCCAAAGGAAATTCGTCTCTCATATTTAATGACCCATCCCACGAAATTAGATTGCTTGTAAGTGGTGCATTACAAAGTTATGGATATACCATTAAAGTAATAGACTATAGCAATGAAGCCTCAGAATGCTTTAATCCACTTCAAAGATGTATGACAATTTCTGATATTCAAAAATTAGCCTCACTGCTAGTTCGCAATGCTCTTGGAGAAGCCAAAGATCCATTTTGGAACAAGTCTGCTGAATCACTTTTGTCCCTTTTCATCCGATATTTAATATTCTATGGTGAACCTGAAAATAGAAACTTATACAATGTACTTCATTTGATAAATGTATTCGCTGGAAATCCTGAGAAAATAGACAAACTCATCGTTAAAACTAGAGACGATAAACTGTTATCCGAGTACAAAGCATTTGTTGCATATGGGGACAAGACCCTCATGTCTATTGTTGCCACAGCCAAAGCTTCACTTTCACTATTTGCTGATGAAACAATAGCTAAGATTACTTCAATTGATACAATAGATTTTGCAGAATTTCGCACTAAAAAAATTGCCCTATTTATCAACAACTCCATTCCAACAATGCAATATTATAGCGGAATATCATCACTGTTTTTCCAGCAATTTATGAATGAAATATTAATTAGAATTCCTGATAAACATGAAAACAATATATTCTTTCTTTTAGATGAAGCAGGATCAATGTTTTTGCCTTCACTTTCAACCATCATTTCTAATATCCGAAAATACAATAGTGGAATACTTTTAATATATCAGGACTACCATATTCTAGAACATATTTATGGTTCATATGAAGCAAAAAATATTTCTGCCAATTGTTATGCAAAAGTGTATTTGCCAGGTCAGCCGATTGAAACATGCAAAATGTTAGAAATGACACTGGGTAAATTTGAATATGAGGATGAAAATGAAGTTAGGCATACCCGCCAATTAATGACTTCGGATGAAATTCGTATGAGTGACAAGGCAATTATCCTGATAGGTAACAAACCACCAATTCATGCAAAATTGTATCCATATTACAAAAATATGAAATTGAAATTGCTAACTGAAATTCCTCCATATATTCCAGATAATGTTCTTCCATTTGATATTCCTCCTTTAATTCAATTTGAAGATGAAAAGAAAGGTTAA
- a CDS encoding relaxase/mobilization nuclease domain-containing protein, translating to MNYVLKPEKNEKAEPILKHNLRSRSPVGWTKEFESNEALRLYKRSDNIKLNHMILSFSSKDIEHISKDLLKDISKKFIELRGKDNVYLASSHHDKDHIHLHILMSATKYLTGESNRISKLEFQDLKLGLDAYQKDKYPELIHSLPAHGKLTKVDFQDISYPFKASDKTLSQKQQISENIAEIYGKVNTSQEFLSQLKFEGLEPYYRGGTVYGVEDQGRHFKFKTLGFDINKLDELDKNQSKVEVELQDLKDLRESKNLEKEVNDERNIEDDEDEETEDELGNDEYDGLGI from the coding sequence GTGAATTATGTTCTAAAGCCAGAAAAGAATGAAAAGGCTGAACCAATTTTAAAACATAATCTAAGGTCTCGCTCTCCTGTTGGATGGACAAAGGAATTTGAATCAAATGAAGCTCTTCGATTATACAAGAGAAGTGATAATATAAAGCTCAATCATATGATATTATCCTTTTCAAGTAAAGATATAGAACATATCTCTAAGGATCTTTTAAAGGATATCTCTAAAAAATTTATAGAACTACGTGGCAAAGACAATGTATATCTAGCTTCCTCACACCATGATAAAGATCATATCCATTTGCATATTTTGATGTCGGCGACAAAATATTTGACTGGAGAATCCAATAGAATATCTAAATTGGAATTCCAAGATCTCAAGCTAGGTCTAGATGCTTATCAAAAAGACAAATATCCAGAGTTAATCCATAGCTTGCCTGCTCATGGTAAATTGACCAAAGTCGATTTCCAAGATATTTCTTATCCATTTAAAGCTTCTGATAAGACATTGTCTCAAAAACAGCAAATTTCAGAGAATATTGCAGAAATATATGGCAAGGTCAATACAAGTCAAGAATTCCTGTCTCAGCTCAAATTTGAGGGTTTGGAGCCATATTATAGAGGTGGCACAGTGTATGGAGTTGAGGATCAAGGAAGGCATTTCAAGTTTAAGACTTTAGGGTTTGATATTAACAAACTTGATGAATTGGATAAGAATCAAAGTAAAGTAGAAGTTGAATTGCAAGACCTTAAGGATCTTCGTGAATCCAAAAATTTAGAAAAAGAGGTTAATGATGAACGAAATATTGAAGATGATGAAGATGAAGAAACTGAAGATGAACTAGGAAATGATGAGTATGATGGATTAGGTATTTAA
- a CDS encoding type IV secretion system DNA-binding domain-containing protein yields MDQNLNKDITYFAKVGWRNDQRLFGIKQADRLMHTYMIGKTGTGKSTCLETMIMQDIEHGRGCCLLDPHGDLVEKIARNIPEHRKKDLIYFNIPDPNLNLRYNPFKKVSYEKRSLVASGILDVFSKLWDSAWGVKLEHILRHAFLTLLDQPEATIADISELLLDKEFRRNALRHVKSESVKKFWKREFPEYQKYDLLPVMNKIGGMLVHPVIKRVLIENTEEVSLRKAMDEKKIILVNLSKGHVGADVAHILGALFITSIASAAFSRVDSDEVNRVPFMVYMDEFHNFTTLSLVNMFSELRKFKVGMILAHQYMHQLDEEIRQAVLGNIGTVISFRIGTEDAKHMADEMFPEFDVQDFINLPNYKIYLKLMIDGRPSRPFSGYTLTYKLVF; encoded by the coding sequence ATGGATCAGAATTTAAACAAAGACATTACATACTTTGCAAAAGTTGGATGGAGAAATGATCAAAGACTTTTTGGTATTAAACAAGCAGATCGATTAATGCATACATACATGATTGGGAAAACTGGTACTGGTAAATCAACATGTTTAGAGACAATGATAATGCAGGATATTGAACATGGTCGTGGTTGTTGTTTACTAGATCCACATGGAGATTTAGTTGAAAAAATTGCAAGGAATATTCCTGAACATCGTAAGAAAGATTTAATATATTTCAATATTCCAGACCCTAATCTTAATTTGAGATATAATCCATTCAAGAAGGTATCCTATGAAAAGAGGTCATTAGTGGCTTCTGGAATCTTAGATGTCTTTTCAAAGTTATGGGATAGTGCGTGGGGAGTTAAACTTGAACATATTTTAAGGCATGCTTTCCTAACTTTACTTGATCAACCAGAGGCAACCATTGCAGATATTTCAGAATTATTGCTTGATAAAGAATTTAGGAGAAATGCACTTAGGCATGTTAAAAGTGAAAGTGTTAAAAAATTCTGGAAACGAGAATTTCCTGAATATCAAAAATATGATCTATTACCAGTTATGAACAAGATAGGTGGAATGTTAGTACATCCAGTAATCAAAAGAGTCTTGATTGAAAATACTGAAGAAGTATCCCTGCGTAAAGCTATGGATGAAAAGAAGATCATTCTAGTCAATTTATCAAAAGGACATGTAGGTGCAGACGTTGCACACATACTTGGTGCATTATTTATCACTTCAATTGCTTCGGCTGCTTTTAGTCGTGTTGATTCTGATGAAGTGAACAGAGTTCCCTTTATGGTTTATATGGATGAATTTCATAACTTTACTACATTGTCTTTGGTTAATATGTTTTCTGAACTTCGAAAGTTTAAAGTTGGGATGATACTAGCTCACCAATACATGCATCAACTTGATGAAGAGATTAGGCAAGCAGTACTAGGGAATATTGGGACAGTTATTTCTTTTAGAATTGGAACCGAAGATGCAAAGCATATGGCAGATGAAATGTTTCCTGAATTTGATGTTCAGGATTTTATTAATCTTCCGAATTACAAGATATATTTGAAGTTAATGATTGATGGACGCCCTAGTCGGCCATTTAGTGGATATACATTAACATATAAACTTGTCTTTTAG
- a CDS encoding site-specific integrase — MDNDNKVLKPITKFDKEKGTKLITPQIEKIFYDYINECKFSMCLRPETIRGYIAVFKLFSKVMPEVSSTEELSPEMLNLYFMRIKTRTRIVGKNTIKTGVKNSTIKTHYSKLIVFFRWLCKNGYLEQNPLKNIKAPQVIYDDFRRLEDEEINKIYSAIVRCSSNTLLLRRDTVMVSLLLFCGIRKGEFISLQVKDIDIEKKEIIVRGETSKSKRTRVLKIHPTLLLHLKDYFRERKSLKTEWLIVSNRGEGGLTREGLIHWVKSIAEKSGISFHLHQFRHTFACKLAESNVNIFKIQKMMGHQTITMTMKYSRSLQTENMEEDISKISI, encoded by the coding sequence ATGGATAATGATAACAAAGTATTAAAACCAATCACTAAATTCGATAAAGAAAAGGGAACGAAGTTAATTACACCTCAAATTGAAAAGATTTTTTATGACTATATTAATGAATGCAAATTTTCTATGTGTTTACGCCCCGAAACGATTCGTGGATATATTGCTGTTTTTAAGCTATTTTCAAAAGTAATGCCTGAAGTCTCTTCAACTGAAGAACTTTCCCCTGAAATGTTGAACTTGTATTTTATGCGTATTAAAACTCGTACAAGAATAGTGGGTAAAAATACGATTAAAACTGGAGTAAAAAACTCAACTATAAAAACACACTACAGTAAACTTATTGTATTCTTTAGATGGCTATGTAAGAATGGATATTTGGAGCAAAATCCTTTGAAGAATATTAAAGCTCCACAAGTGATTTATGACGATTTCCGAAGACTTGAGGATGAAGAAATCAATAAAATATATTCGGCAATTGTTAGGTGTTCTAGTAATACTCTTCTTCTCCGAAGAGACACAGTCATGGTTAGTCTTCTTTTATTTTGCGGTATAAGAAAAGGAGAGTTTATTTCACTCCAAGTAAAGGATATTGATATAGAAAAGAAAGAAATCATAGTAAGAGGTGAAACTTCTAAATCAAAGAGAACAAGAGTATTAAAAATACATCCGACACTGCTTCTACATTTAAAAGATTATTTTCGAGAAAGAAAGAGCTTAAAAACAGAATGGCTCATTGTTTCTAATAGGGGGGAAGGTGGTTTAACGAGAGAGGGATTAATACATTGGGTTAAAAGCATTGCTGAGAAATCTGGTATAAGCTTTCATCTTCACCAGTTCCGGCATACTTTCGCATGTAAACTTGCAGAATCAAATGTAAATATTTTTAAAATACAAAAAATGATGGGGCATCAAACCATAACCATGACAATGAAATACTCACGTTCTTTACAAACTGAAAATATGGAGGAAGATATAAGTAAAATATCAATTTAG
- a CDS encoding FRG domain-containing protein produces MSVINTKLIKTSVLAYVKQTLKDEIETFPICYLKVSNNLSSQKKPYVKELPLTNEECFDFKNAENYFNKNCDYLNDYLVNVVRLDGRNRYEVYIFEKKVKVAKKIKSIEIKSLADYITKINSDRLTCGHFVFRGVTDSKNYALIPAIGRVDKEILDTSNYEKEIIDRFKLRSRSGINSYPNNDWEWLALAQHHGLPTRLLDWTSSPLIALYFATMPKLNNQGIILPKDKNGTAVYAWHTCNNIDIDKIKNPFEYDSCGLFYPPSISNRISGQFGLFSIHSNPFVPFEELLNETDDQLLKFTLSKEVSERVLRELYFSGIRHESIFPDLDGFSYDLKVKFNLAHCHLKN; encoded by the coding sequence ATGTCAGTAATCAACACTAAATTAATTAAGACTTCAGTTCTTGCTTATGTTAAACAAACTCTAAAGGACGAAATTGAGACATTTCCAATTTGTTATTTAAAAGTATCTAATAATTTGTCTAGTCAAAAAAAGCCTTACGTTAAGGAATTGCCTTTAACAAATGAAGAATGCTTTGATTTTAAAAATGCTGAAAATTATTTCAATAAAAATTGTGATTATCTTAATGATTATTTAGTTAATGTTGTTAGATTAGACGGGAGAAATAGATATGAGGTGTATATATTTGAAAAGAAAGTTAAAGTAGCAAAAAAAATAAAATCTATAGAAATTAAATCACTCGCTGATTATATAACAAAGATTAATTCAGATAGATTAACTTGCGGACATTTTGTTTTTCGAGGAGTTACAGATTCTAAAAATTATGCACTTATTCCAGCAATTGGAAGAGTAGATAAGGAAATTTTAGATACATCTAATTATGAGAAAGAAATTATAGATAGATTCAAATTACGTAGTAGATCTGGAATAAATTCGTATCCAAATAATGATTGGGAGTGGTTAGCCTTGGCTCAACATCATGGATTGCCAACAAGATTGCTTGATTGGACGTCTAGTCCATTAATTGCACTTTATTTTGCTACAATGCCAAAGTTAAATAATCAAGGAATTATTTTACCTAAAGATAAGAATGGCACTGCGGTATATGCTTGGCATACTTGTAATAATATTGACATAGACAAGATTAAGAATCCCTTTGAATATGATTCTTGCGGATTATTTTACCCACCAAGTATATCAAATAGAATTTCAGGACAATTTGGTTTATTTTCAATACATTCGAACCCTTTTGTACCGTTTGAAGAATTATTAAATGAAACCGATGACCAATTATTAAAATTTACTCTTTCAAAGGAAGTGTCTGAAAGAGTATTGCGAGAGTTATATTTTTCAGGAATTAGGCATGAGAGTATTTTTCCTGACTTAGATGGATTTAGTTATGATTTAAAAGTGAAATTTAACTTAGCTCACTGTCACCTTAAAAATTAA